The Ictidomys tridecemlineatus isolate mIctTri1 chromosome 6, mIctTri1.hap1, whole genome shotgun sequence genome includes a region encoding these proteins:
- the LOC101975021 gene encoding olfactory receptor 6C74-like, which translates to MRNHTVVTNFIIVGLTEDPNWEIVIFLFLLLTYLLSTTGNLTIILLTLLDPHLKTPMYFFLRNFSFLEITLTTACIPRYLVSIVTKEKTISRDACLAQALFTVFIGIIQFFLLAAMSYDRYVAICKPLHYATIMSSRVGHLLVAACWIAAGVAITPGAIVSLTIEFCDGNVIEHFICDYFPILKLSCTDTKDIEFSNFILAIITLLNTLALVLFSYIKIITTVMKIPSAQERKKAFSTCSSHLIVVSISYGSCIFMYIKPSAEERISLNKGVLVLTVSVAPVLNPFIYSLRNKQVIQALRDLAKRCTFTTFK; encoded by the coding sequence ATGAGGAACCACACAGTAGTGACAAACTTCATTATTGTAGGACTGACAGAGGACCCAAACTGGGAAattgtaattttcctttttctacttctaACATACCTTTTGAGTACTACAGGAAATCTTACCATCATCCTTCTGACCTTGCTGGATCCCCACCTCAAAACACCCATGTATTTCTTCCTaagaaatttttccttcttagaaATCACACTGACAACTGCCTGCATCCCTAGATACCTGGTCAGCATAGTCACTAAGGAAAAGACTATTTCCCGTGATGCTTGCTTGGCACAGGCACTTTTTACTGTTTTCATAGGTATAATACAGTTTTTCCTGTTGGCAGCTAtgtcctatgaccgctatgtggccatctgcaaacccCTTCATTATGCAACCATTATGAGCAGCAGAGTGGGCCACCTGCTGGTTGCTGCCTGTTGGATAGCTGCTGGGGTAGCAATCACCCCTGGAGCTATAGTGAGTCTGACCATAGAATTCTGTGATGGCAATgttattgaacattttatttgtgactacttTCCTATCCTGAAACTCTCCTGCACAGACACCAAGGACATAgaattctcaaattttattttagccattatCACCCTCTTGAATACACTGGCTCTGGTATTGTTCTCTTATATCAAAATCATAACAACAGTTATGAAGATCCCTTCTgcccaggagagaaaaaaagcttTTTCCACCTGTTCCTCCCACCTGATTGTGGTCTCCATCTCTTATGGcagttgtatttttatgtatatcaAACCTTCTGCAGAGGAAAGGATATCTTTAAACAAGGGGGTGTTAGTGCTCACTGTTTCCGTTGCACCTGTACTAAATCCTTTCATTTATTCCCTAAGAAATAAGCAAGTGATACAAGCCCTGAGGGATCTAGCAAAAAGATGTACATTTACAACTTTTAAATAA